The DNA region TCGACGCGCTCGGTCCACGACCGTGACCCCGGCTGCGGCGCTGCTCGCGGCGCTCCTCACCTGCGGCGGATCCGCGGTGCCGCCGGCATCCGTCGACCCCTGTCCTGCCATCGCGTCGCGCTTCAAGACCCGCCTCGATCAGGCCACGGGGACGTGCGTCACCGATGCCGACTGCGCCTGCTACAACCCGGTGATCGGGGCAGCGGTCGGCGAAGGAGCCTAACGACTGGTATCAGGAGGCGCTGCGGGCCGTGCTGCCCCTGGTCCACAAGAGCCTCCGCAACGCGGCCGGCACCGATCTGAGCCCCTCGATCAAGGGCTTCTCTTACAAGAAAGGCGCGTCAGGGCGCGTCGCTCTACAAGGTCCCGGTCGAGATCACACGGGTCGCCCCCGGCAACGAGCGGACGATCGGCTTCCGCGACACGGCAGAACGGGGACGCGTGGACCGCTACTTCGTCGCCAAGCGTCGCGGAGTCAGCGGCCTGCCGGCCCCCCTCCACGTGTTCTTCCCGGCCGACGGCGGCGCGCCCTCGGTGGTCGACATGGGGAGTCTCTAGCCGAGGGGCCGGCCGCGGGCCTGGCGCGGTGGGGAACGGCATGCGGCATTCGAGGGGCGGAGCCTACGTCAACCCTTCCGCCTTCAAGCCCTCCAATAAGTCGCCAGCCGCGTTGCTCGGATATCCGAAGTCCCAGAAGGGGGCCGCGCCGGCTTCGGACGGGCTTTCCCACACGCGCTTGTCGCGCGCGGTGAGCATCCGCTCGAGCCTCTGGTCGAATTCTCGAACCTCAGCGTCCAGGCCGAGTCGCGCGATGATCGCCCGGACGTCGAGGTCGTTGCGGTACTCCTCGAGCCCGAGCGGATACCCCCTCTCCACTTCTTCGACGAATGCGCGCCAGCGGGCGATCAGGCCCGCCCGTCCGGCACGCCAGACGTGCTCGGGGTACCCGAGCTCCTTGAGTCTCCGGGCGATCGGCTCGTCGTTCATCTACTGGCGCTCTTCTTGCAATCGCGTTCGAAGTAGCTCTCGCCGGCCGTCGGAACAAAAAAAGTGACAATGGTGCCGTCGGCCTCGTAGATGCCGAAGTACTTCTTGCCCCGGTCGAACCGGGCGACAGCCCCGCCCCGGCGCTGACACTCGAGGATGGCGCCGCCGGGAGTGGCATCACGCAGCGCCAGGGCCAGCCGTAGGTACTCCTGCCTGGTGATGGTTTCCCCGAACTCACGACCTCGGATCACGTGCTTCTGGTAGTGGGCCTCAAGCATCGCCTCACTGCGAAAGCCGGGACTGCCCGTGAGCGGCATGCTACCGGGTACCGTCTCGGTTCGGCCCGGCGCCGCCAGGATCTGCACGACGGCGCTGTTCTGCCGTCCGAACAGACGCCGGTCGGGGTCGCGCATCGAGCACCAAACTTCCCAGCGACCCGCAGTCCCCGGGGCGGTGCCCGTGGCTTGGAAGGTGTACTCCTCCTTCGGTCGGATGACGTCCCGTTCCACCGGAGCGGTGAGCTGGAAGCCGCGCTGCTTGTCCTCTGACCGGAGTCCGGCGCAGACCAGCTCGTAGGCACCCTGGCGCCGGCTCCACTCGGTCGTTCCAGTGTTCCGCACCGGCACCGTCATCGTGAACATTTGGCCCGGCCGCATCTTGGGGTCGAGTTTGACCGCCAGGACGGCTGCGTCGGCGGCGCCGGCCGACCCGACGGTGACGGGCTTCGTGAGTTCCGCGCCGAAGGGCTTGCGCGCGGAAAGGAGGCGGCAGGTCACGAGCCACTGTCCGGACGCCCGGGGCGCCGTGACCGTGCCTTTCATGACGGCGGTATCTCCGGCGGCAAGGGTGTCGAGGGGGCTCCGAAGGTAGAGGTCCTGCGCTGAGACCCTCGTGTGGCAGAGTAACTCCACGGCGTCGCCGCGGGACCAGGCCGTCTGGCCCGTGTTGCGGACCCGGACGCTGATCGGCTGCTCGCTACCCGGGTCCATGCGGTCCTTGATATCGATCGCCGCAACGACCCCGTCGAAGCTGCGCTTGACCAATACCATCTTCGAGCCCGGCTTGCCGAAGGGCTTGGCCTTGTAGGTCATCCAACAGGAGAAGACCCAGCGTCCGGCCGGAGCGGCTGCCTGCACCTTGCCGGTGACGGTCTCTGCCTTACCGGGTGGGATGGCGGCTTCGAACCGCCGCTCGAGGCGGAATTCGTCCCGCTGCACCCGCGGCCCGCTCGGGCTCTCCGTGTTCTCGCAGACCAGCGCGTAATCCTTGCCTGACCACGCGCTCTTGCCGGTGTTCTTCGCCTGGACGGAGACGTCGTAGGACTTGCCCGGCTCCATCTCGGCGGCGATGACCAACCCGGTGACCTCGGCGTCGAGATTGCTCTTGACGGTGAGGGACTTGGCGAGGACTTTCCCGAAGGGGTTGCGCTGATGCATCAGGCGACAGGTCAGGGACCAGCGTCCCGTCAGCGGAGGCGCCTCGATCTTGCTTCGGACGGTCCGCTCACCACCCGGCGGAATTTCCGCCCCGATCCCTTCCAGGAGGCCGAATTCGTCCCGCGAAGGCTTCGGTCCCGGCGGCCGTTCCGTGCTCTCGCAGGCGACCCCGAACTCTGGACCCGACCACTTGACCTTCCCGGTGTTCTTGACCGTGATCTGGGCCGTGTACTCTCGTCCGGCGTCCAGCTCGTCGGCCAGCTCGATCCGCACCACCGCGCCGTCGACGTCGCCGCCGATCCTCACGGCCTGGGACACGGCCTTCCCGAAGGGCTTGCGGTCGTGTGTCATGGCGCAGCTGAGCGTCCACCGCCCGGGCGCCGACGGTGCCGTCAGGGTACCGCTGAACTTGTGATCGCGGCCGGCCGGGACGTCCCTGTCGAGCCGATCCTCCAAGCGGAGCTCGTCGCGCTGTGCCCGGGCGCCGGACGGCTGAGCGGTGGGCTCGCAGACGAGGACGAAGTCGCGGCCTGACCATCCGCTCTTTCCCGTGTTCTTGACGGTGACGTGAGTCTGAACTTTCTGGCCGGGCTGCATCTCCTCCGGAACCCCCTCGACGCGGACCACCTCTCCGTCGAAGTCCCCGCGAACGTCGATATCCCTCGACTTGTCTTGCCCGATGCGCCGGCCATGATGGGTCACCCAGCAGGAGAGCTTCCAACGTCCCGGCGTGGCCGGGGCGGTGACGCCGCCTCGGACCGTCTCGTCGTCAGCGGGCCGGAGGTCCTTGTCGATCCGCTCCTCCAAGCGGAGCTCGTTCCGCTGCGCCCGCGCCCCCGACGGCTGCCCGGTCGGCTCGCAGACCAGGGCAAAGTCCCGGCCCGACCATTTCTGCTTCCCGGTGTTCTTGACCGTGACCCGGACCGAGTACTGCTTGCCCGCCTGCATGTCGTCGTCGACGTCGATCCGGGTCACGTCGGCATCGATGTCGTCCGCGGCGGGGCTGCTCGAGACCAGGAGGCCACCGGTCAGCAATGAGAAGGTCAGCGGAACCATCAGTCGGATTGCGTTGCGCATCATGGCGGGGCCCTCCCCCGAAAAGCTCACTCAGCGGCCGACGGGCAGCCGGGCTGGAACCGCGGCCGTGACCCACCCGCCGTCCCCGGCAGCCCTCTACTCAATGCCATCAGAGGGCCGCCCGCGCTCGGAGTTCCCGGTCGGACCTCTTCACGCGCCAGCCGGTGACTGCGTCAGGGGGCGAGGGCGCCGTCGAAGAGCCGGGTCACCTGGCGCGGAGCGCCCGGTCGGCCGTGCTCATCCACGCCGTTGGGATCCGGACCGGCCGCCTGCGAGACCTACCCCGGGCCGTCGCCGGCGCCATCATAGCGCATTCGCCGGGCGAGGCGTCGGGGGGCCGCGGTTGCCCGCCAAAACCGGCTCCGACGCCTTGCCCGCGGTCGACCGCGGCGGTAGACTGGGGGGCGTGCCGCGTCGGATCCGCATCTCCGCCGGAACGGTGTCCGCCATCGCGACACTCGACGACTCGGGGACGGCCCTGGCGATCTGGGAGGGCCTCCCCATCGAGGCAGAGGCGGAGACCTGGGGGGACGAGATCTACTTCTCGATCCCCGTCACGCTGAAGGAGGACCGAGCCCAAGAGGTCGTGGAGCCCGGCGATCTGGGCTACTGGCCGCCCGGGCGCGCGTTCTGCATCTTCTTCGGCCTGACGCCAGCGAGCCGGGAAGGCGAGATCCGCCCGGCCAGCCCGGTCAACGTCTTCGGGCGCGTGGATGGCGACCCGACCGTGTTCAAGACGGTTCAGGGCGGAACCCGGGTGCGCCTCGAGCGCGCCGAGGCCGCGCCCGCCGACAGGAGGAAACCATGAAAATCTTTCTCGATACGGCGAACGTCCAGGAGCTCCAGGAGGTCGCGACCATGGGACTCCTGGACGGAGTCACCACCAACCCGTCGCTGATCGCCAAGGAGAAGCGCCCGTTCCGGGATCTGGTAGACGAGATCTGCCGGATCGTCGACGGCGTCGTGAACCTCGAGGTCGTCGCGACCGACGCCGCCGGGATGGTCAGCGAGGGCCGGGAGCTGGCCAAGATCGCCCCCAACGTGGTGGTGAAGCTCCCGACGACCGCCGAGGGGATCAAGGCCCTCCGCATCCTCTCTCGCGAAGGGCTCAAGACGAACCTGACCCTCTGCTTCTCCCCGACCCAGGCGCTCCTGGTGGCCAAGGGGGGCGCCACCTACGTGAGCCCGTTCCTCGGGCGACTCGACGACATCGCCCACGTGGGGATGGACGTGATCCGGACCATGCGGACCATCTTCGATAACTACGGCTTCAAAACCCAGATCCTGGCCGCCTCGCTGCGCAACCCCCTTCACGTCGTGGACGCCGCAGTGGCCGGGGCTGACGTGGCCACCATGCCGTTCACGGTCTTCCAGATGCTGCTCAAGCATCCACTGACCGACATCGGCCTCAAGAAATTCCTCGACGACTGGCAGAAGGCCGGAGTCCACATCTGACCGACGTCCCGGAGCGACTCGCCGCGCTCGACTGGAAGACGATCGAGGCGTCGCTCTGGGAGTGGGGGTACGCCAAGACTCCGCCCCTCCTGACCCCAGCCGAGTGCGCGGAGCTCGTTGCCATGTACGGCGAGGAGCGACGGTTCCGGAGCCGCATCGACATGGCCCGCTACCGGTTCGGCCTCGGGGACTACAAGTACTTCGCCGAGCCCTTACCGCCGCTGGTCGCCGCCCTCCGCGAGTACGCCTATCCGCCGCTCGCTGCCATCGCCAACCGCTGGATGGAGGCGCTGCGGGCCCCCGAGCGCTACCCGACCGACCTGATCGGCCTGCTCGCGCGCTGCCGGCGGCACGGTCAGACGAAGCCGACGCCGCTCTTGCTCCACTACGAGGTCGAGGGCTACAACTGCCTCCACCGCGACCTCTACGGAGAGGTCGCCTTCCCGCTCCAGCTCACCTCCTTTCTGAGCCGGCGCGGCGTCGACTACACCGGCGGCGAGTTCCTGCTCGTCGAGCAACGGCCTCGTGCCCAATCCCGCGGGGTCGCGATCACCACCGAGCAGGGCGAGATCGTCGTCTTCGCTACCCGTGACCGGCCGGTCAAGAGCGCCCGCGGGTACTCCCGGGCCAGCCTGCGGCATGGCGTGAGTCGGGTGACGTCGGGGTCGCGTTACACGCTCGGGGTCATCTTCCACGACGCGAAGTGATACCGGGCGCGCAGGGTCGGGCGCCGCGGCCGGCACGGTGACGCGGCGCCGCGTCTTCGCCGTTCTCCTCGGCACCTCCGCCGGCGCCCTCGTTGCCGAGGGCGTCGTCAACGTGAGCCTGATGCCCTACGCGGCCAGCCTCGGCGTGCCGGCGGCGGGGCTCGGCCTCCTGTACACGGCGCACCGCCTGGTCCGCCTGGCGGCCGCCCCCTGGGCCGGGCTGGCCGCCGACCGCGTCGGCCGGCGGCCGCCGCTGCTCCTCGGGTTTTTCTGCATGAGTCTCGCGCTCCTCGTCCTGGCCCTCGCCGGGAGCTTCCCCACGCTGCTGGCCTCCCGCGTTCTCTACGGCCTCGGCTCGGCCTGCCTCATCACCGCCGGCCTCGCCAGCGCGCTGGACCTCGGCGGCGAGACGGAGCGCGGGCGGACCATCGGCCTCTACCAGGGCGCGATCTACGGCGTCTATCCGCTGGGGAGCGTCGCCGGTGGCTTCCTGACCGACGCCTTCGGCTACGGCCGGACGTTCCTCGGGTGCAGCGGGGCCGTCCTGGGCGTGACGTTGCTGGCCACGGCCGCGGTCGCCGAGACGGGCATGCCCGGCCCCGGCGGGGATCGCGCGGTGCCGGGGGCCCGGCTTCGCGACTACCCGCGGCTCCTCGACCGCCGCATCCGGCGCTACACGGCCCTCAAGATGCTCTCGGGGTTCGCGATCTGGGGCGTCTTCGAGGCGACCTTCGTCCTCTTTCTCCTGGCCCAGCTCGGGCCGGAGACGACCCTCTTCGGCGCGGGGGTCGGCACCCGGAGCGTCGCCGGGCTCATGTTCGGGATCCTCCTGGTGCTCGGCTTCCTGCTGGGTTCGCCGGTCGTCGGCCGCTGGTGCGACCGCACCGACCAGCGCATGCCTCTCGTCTGGGTGAGCCTGGCCGTCACCGCTCTTGCCCTGCTCGTCCTCGGGGTCGCCGGAACGACCGAGACGGTCACCGTGGCCGTGGTGGGCCTGGGGCTCGCCGTGGCCCTGGCCACGACGCCGCTGGCCGCGCTCGTCGGCGACGCCGCGCGGCCCGAGCGCCGGGCGGCGACCCTGGCCGCCTACTCGACGCTGGGCGACGTGGCCAATGCGGTCGGCTCCATCCTCGGGACCGCCCTGGCCCTCGGCGTCGGCTTCCGTCCGACGTACATCGGGACGGCCATGGTGGTGGTGGCGGGGAGCGCCCTCCTGTTCCCTCGGACGGAGCGCCGGAGGGTGGGGGACGAGCCGCGGAGCTGAGGCTCGGGCTCGGAGATCAGGCCAGCCACCGCCGAGTCGCCCGCTGGCGGCGGCGGGCGGCGCGCAGAGCCCGGGCGACGGCGTCCTCGGGCGTCAGCGCGGCGGTGAGCGGCACGCGCCGGCCCTGCGGCTGACGGAGGCGCCAGGTGCCCAGGCCGACCACGGGAATCCCCAGCTTCAGGGCGAGGGCGATCTCGGAGAGCGTGCCGTACATGCCCCCGATGGCGACGATGGCGTGGCACGAGCGGACCAGGATCACGTTGCGCGCCTGATCCATCCCGGTCACGATGGGAAGGGTGACCCACCGGTTCGCGTCGCCGGGGGCGAAGCCGGGCAGGACGCCGATCACGAGCCCGCCGGCGTCGGCGGCGCCGCGGGACGCGGCCTCCATCACGCCTCCCAGACCGCCGCAGAGGAGCAGAGCGCCGGCCCGCGCGATGGCGCGACCGGCCCGCTCCGCCAGCGCGGCCGCCCGCTTCGAGCAGACGCCTTCGCCGATCACGCCGATGCGCGGCATCCGGCGGGCTGGCCGCGCCATCACACCTGCCCGAAGAACACCAGGTACTCGGCCTTCAGGAAGCGTTCCAGCAGCAGCAAGAGCACGGCCCCCGGCACCATGAGGGCAATCGCCGTCACCGACGCGATCTGGAGCTCGTAGCCGACGCTGGCCGTGTACATGTAGACCGGCAGCGTGGTCACGAAGGGCGAGCCGACCAGGAGCGTGCCCGTGAACTCGTCGAGCGAGTAGAGGAAGACCAGCACCGCGCTGGCCACGAGTCCCGGCAGGGCCAGGGGCAGCGAGACGGTCAGGAACGTGCGAGTGGTGGAGGCTCCGAGGTTCTGGGCGGCTTCCTCGAGCTCGGGCGCGATCGAGCGGAAGACCGCCGTCATGGTCCACACCGCGAAGACGAGGCCGCCGACCAGGTGGACGAGGACCACCCCGGGGACCGTCCCGGCCAGCCCCCACCGGTAGAACTCGCGCGTCGCGCTGGCGAAGACAGGAAGCTGAGGGAAGGCCTGCGGGAGCAGGAACGCGAGCAGGATCGCCGTGCGGCCCGGAAACCGGAGGCGGGCCAGCACGTATCCCAGGGGAAGCGCGAAGGCGAGGGCCAGCACGGTGACGATGACCGCGATCACGAGACCGACCCGGAGCGGCTCCAGGAAGTCGCTCCCGAGCATCCGGGACCAGTAGCGGAGACCCACGCGCTGGGGCCACGGGCTCGGATAGGTCCAGCGCTCGGCCAGGGACCAGACGGCGAGGCTCGCCAGCGGACCCACGACGAGGAAGCCGACCCCCGCCAGGGCCGCCGCCCGTGCCACCAGCCGGCCCCGCGACGCCCGAGCGGACGGTGCGACGGCGATCGGCACGGCCTAACGGACGATGCGCCGGCCGTAAACCAGCGCCGCCCCCATCGCGAGCAGATAGGCGACCAC from Candidatus Methylomirabilota bacterium includes:
- a CDS encoding cyclophilin-like fold protein, giving the protein MPRRIRISAGTVSAIATLDDSGTALAIWEGLPIEAEAETWGDEIYFSIPVTLKEDRAQEVVEPGDLGYWPPGRAFCIFFGLTPASREGEIRPASPVNVFGRVDGDPTVFKTVQGGTRVRLERAEAAPADRRKP
- the fsa gene encoding fructose-6-phosphate aldolase, with the translated sequence MKIFLDTANVQELQEVATMGLLDGVTTNPSLIAKEKRPFRDLVDEICRIVDGVVNLEVVATDAAGMVSEGRELAKIAPNVVVKLPTTAEGIKALRILSREGLKTNLTLCFSPTQALLVAKGGATYVSPFLGRLDDIAHVGMDVIRTMRTIFDNYGFKTQILAASLRNPLHVVDAAVAGADVATMPFTVFQMLLKHPLTDIGLKKFLDDWQKAGVHI
- a CDS encoding 2OG-Fe(II) oxygenase; its protein translation is MYGEERRFRSRIDMARYRFGLGDYKYFAEPLPPLVAALREYAYPPLAAIANRWMEALRAPERYPTDLIGLLARCRRHGQTKPTPLLLHYEVEGYNCLHRDLYGEVAFPLQLTSFLSRRGVDYTGGEFLLVEQRPRAQSRGVAITTEQGEIVVFATRDRPVKSARGYSRASLRHGVSRVTSGSRYTLGVIFHDAK
- a CDS encoding MFS transporter is translated as MTRRRVFAVLLGTSAGALVAEGVVNVSLMPYAASLGVPAAGLGLLYTAHRLVRLAAAPWAGLAADRVGRRPPLLLGFFCMSLALLVLALAGSFPTLLASRVLYGLGSACLITAGLASALDLGGETERGRTIGLYQGAIYGVYPLGSVAGGFLTDAFGYGRTFLGCSGAVLGVTLLATAAVAETGMPGPGGDRAVPGARLRDYPRLLDRRIRRYTALKMLSGFAIWGVFEATFVLFLLAQLGPETTLFGAGVGTRSVAGLMFGILLVLGFLLGSPVVGRWCDRTDQRMPLVWVSLAVTALALLVLGVAGTTETVTVAVVGLGLAVALATTPLAALVGDAARPERRAATLAAYSTLGDVANAVGSILGTALALGVGFRPTYIGTAMVVVAGSALLFPRTERRRVGDEPRS
- a CDS encoding TIGR00725 family protein — encoded protein: MARPARRMPRIGVIGEGVCSKRAAALAERAGRAIARAGALLLCGGLGGVMEAASRGAADAGGLVIGVLPGFAPGDANRWVTLPIVTGMDQARNVILVRSCHAIVAIGGMYGTLSEIALALKLGIPVVGLGTWRLRQPQGRRVPLTAALTPEDAVARALRAARRRQRATRRWLA
- a CDS encoding ABC transporter permease subunit, with the translated sequence MARAAALAGVGFLVVGPLASLAVWSLAERWTYPSPWPQRVGLRYWSRMLGSDFLEPLRVGLVIAVIVTVLALAFALPLGYVLARLRFPGRTAILLAFLLPQAFPQLPVFASATREFYRWGLAGTVPGVVLVHLVGGLVFAVWTMTAVFRSIAPELEEAAQNLGASTTRTFLTVSLPLALPGLVASAVLVFLYSLDEFTGTLLVGSPFVTTLPVYMYTASVGYELQIASVTAIALMVPGAVLLLLLERFLKAEYLVFFGQV